In Curtobacterium sp. TC1, the following proteins share a genomic window:
- a CDS encoding sodium:solute symporter family protein codes for MVLAAANEGIRLDLGWVDYLMIIVYFAVVIGIGFTARKQVRTSMDFFLSGRSMPAWITGLAFVSANLGATEILGMAANGAQIGMATLHYYLVGAVPAMVFLGLVMMPFYYGSKVRSVPEFMLRRFGKAPHLVNSIAFAVSNVLIAGINLYAMAIVIEAMLGWPEWLAIVVSAGFVLVYITLGGLSSAIYNEVMQFFVIIAGLIPLTIVGLHRVGGWDGLSKAITETQGVQHLQAWAGTGFGDVTNPIGANWLAIVLGLGFVLGFGYWTTNFTEVQRAFSAKNMSAARRTPLIAAIPKLFIPAIVVIPGLIAAAVVGNQFADGSLTYNDAIPKLIQMYLPTGVLGVAVTGLLASFMAGMAANVSSFNTVFTYDIWQRYIKPNMPDVHYLKTGRWVTVVGVLVGIATAFIAAQASNIMTYMQTLFSFFNAPLFAVFILGLLWKRMTTAGALWGYVLGIVTPTITWIAYLVNPDLFATATAETLYGAIISFVTVLVVGFIVSMFTTPKDEKELGGLVYGIGKIDLHSDSVATDTAWYRSPALLGTVALILCVVLYLPFL; via the coding sequence ATGGTTCTCGCTGCAGCGAACGAAGGGATCCGGCTCGACTTGGGCTGGGTCGACTACCTGATGATCATCGTGTACTTCGCGGTCGTCATCGGGATCGGGTTCACCGCCCGCAAACAGGTCCGGACGAGCATGGACTTCTTCCTGTCCGGGCGCTCGATGCCGGCGTGGATCACGGGCCTGGCCTTCGTGTCCGCGAACCTCGGCGCCACCGAGATCCTCGGCATGGCCGCCAACGGTGCCCAGATCGGCATGGCGACCCTGCACTACTACCTGGTCGGCGCGGTGCCGGCCATGGTGTTCCTCGGGCTCGTGATGATGCCCTTCTACTACGGGTCGAAGGTCCGATCGGTGCCGGAGTTCATGCTCCGCCGCTTCGGCAAGGCCCCCCACCTGGTGAACTCGATCGCGTTCGCCGTGTCGAACGTGCTCATCGCGGGCATCAACCTCTACGCCATGGCCATCGTCATCGAGGCGATGCTCGGCTGGCCGGAGTGGCTGGCCATCGTCGTGTCCGCCGGCTTCGTGCTCGTCTACATCACCCTCGGTGGGCTCTCCAGCGCGATCTACAACGAGGTCATGCAGTTCTTCGTGATCATCGCCGGGCTCATCCCGCTGACGATCGTCGGCCTGCACCGCGTCGGCGGCTGGGACGGCCTCAGCAAGGCGATCACCGAGACCCAGGGCGTGCAGCACCTGCAGGCCTGGGCCGGCACCGGCTTCGGCGACGTGACCAACCCGATCGGCGCCAACTGGCTCGCGATCGTCCTCGGCCTGGGCTTCGTCCTCGGCTTCGGCTACTGGACCACCAACTTCACCGAGGTGCAGCGCGCGTTCTCGGCGAAGAACATGTCTGCCGCTCGTCGCACCCCGCTCATCGCCGCGATCCCGAAGCTGTTCATCCCGGCCATCGTCGTGATCCCCGGTCTCATCGCCGCGGCCGTCGTCGGCAATCAGTTCGCCGACGGCTCGCTCACCTACAACGACGCGATCCCGAAGCTCATCCAGATGTACCTGCCGACCGGTGTGCTCGGCGTCGCGGTGACCGGCCTGCTCGCGTCGTTCATGGCCGGCATGGCGGCCAACGTCTCGTCGTTCAACACCGTCTTCACGTACGACATCTGGCAGCGCTACATCAAGCCGAACATGCCGGACGTCCACTACCTGAAGACCGGTCGCTGGGTCACCGTCGTCGGCGTCCTGGTCGGTATCGCGACGGCATTCATCGCCGCCCAGGCGTCGAACATCATGACGTACATGCAGACGCTGTTCTCCTTCTTCAACGCGCCGCTGTTCGCCGTCTTCATCCTCGGTCTGCTCTGGAAGCGGATGACCACCGCCGGTGCGCTGTGGGGCTACGTCCTCGGCATCGTCACGCCGACCATCACCTGGATCGCGTACCTCGTGAACCCGGACCTGTTCGCCACCGCGACCGCCGAGACCCTCTACGGCGCGATCATCTCGTTCGTCACCGTGCTCGTCGTGGGGTTCATCGTCTCGATGTTCACCACACCGAAGGACGAGAAGGAGCTCGGCGGGCTGGTCTACGGCATCGGCAAGATCGACCTGCACAGCGACTCCGTGGCGACCGACACCGCCTGGTACCGCTCGCCCGCCCTGCTCGGCACCGTCGCACTGATCCTGTGTGTCGTCCTGTACCTCCCGTTCCTCTAG